The following nucleotide sequence is from Mycobacterium sp. Z3061.
CGACGCAGACTCCGACCGGCACGGCATCGTCACGCCCGACGGGGGGCTGCTGAACCCGAACCACTATCTGGCGGTGGCGATCGACTATCTGTACACCCACCGGCCGTCGTGGCCTTCAGGAGTGGGCGTCGGCAAGACGGCGGTGAGTTCATCGATCATCGACCGCGTGGTGGCCGGAATCGGCCGGGACCTGGTCGAGGTCCCGGTCGGATTCAAGTGGTTCGTGGACGGGCTGATCGGCGGGACCATCGGGTTCGGGGGTGAGGAGTCGGCGGGGGCGTCATTCCTGCGGCGCGACGGATCGGTGTGGACCACCGACAAGGACGGGATCATCCTGGCGCTGCTGGCCTCGGAGATTCTGGCGGTGACTGGGCTGACGCCGTCGCAGCGGTATGCGCAGTTGACGGCTGCGTACGGGGCGCCGGTTTACGCCCGGGTGGACGCGCCCGCCAACCGCGATCAGAAGGCACGGCTGGCGCGGTTGTCAGCGTCGGAGGTGACCGCCACGTCGTTAGCGGGGGAGCCGATCGTGGCGAAGCTGACGACGGCGCCGGGCAACGGTGCGCCGCTGGGCGGGCTCAAAGTGACCACGGCCAACGCGTGGTTCGCTGCGCGGCCGTCGGGGACAGAGGATGTGTACAAGATCTACGCCGAGTCGTTCCTCGGCGCGGAGCACCTGGCGGAAGTGCAGGCCGTGGCCCGGGAGCTGGTCAATTCCGTGATCGGGTAGGTTTTGGCGTCACATTCGTCACATCAGTACCTTTTTGCAGGTGGTGGGTTGTCTGCGGATTCGATATCGCCGGCGATATCACTGCGCTCGGCAGCGACTTTGAACGCGTGTGGCTGGTGGTGTAGCTTCGATGAGCACGACATCTTGGGGCTATGGCGCAGCTGGTAGCGCACCACACTGGCAGTGTGGGGGTCAGGGGTTCGAGTCCCCTTAGCTCCACTCTCAAAAACCCGAAGTCAGATGGCTTCGGGTTTTTGCTGCAGCGAAATTCATGAGTTAGCCCTCCAAGCCGCTCCCCGCAACCCGCTTCGACAGGGTCGGGTTACGCTCAGATCGACCCATGACCCAACGCAGGATCTATCGAAAGCCATGATGTCCGAGGAACAGACGAATGACGTCCCGCCGGATCGCCTCTCCATTGATCCGCGCAGCCCGTTCTATAGCGAAGAGGCCCTGAGCCGCGACGTGGGTATTCGCTTCAACGGCGTCGAGAAAACCAACGTCCACGAATACGACGTTGCCGAGGGTTGGGTGCGTGTTGAAGTCCCCACAGCCAAAGATCGCCGCGGAAATCCCATGGTCATCAAGCTGAGCGGTACGGTCGAACCGTATTTCCGCCCGTCGGAATAGCGCTACTGGCCCATCCTGGCGACCACGACGTGCCGTGGAGTGAAGCTCACGCCGCGTCCGGTCTGAACCTCCTCGGCGGGCGTGCTACCGTCCCACGTCAGAGCTGCCTCCCCGGACAGCTGAAGTGTTGTCCCGGTGTCGAAGTCGATGAACAGCAGAGCGGCGCTGGGGTCGACGGCGATGTTGCCGAGACTGTTGAAGAGGTTGTTGCCGGCATAGTCGGGAAACCACAGCCGATCGTGCACGGCGGTCACGAAACCTGTTGGGCCACCGCGGTGGGAGGAGTCAGCCCCCGCCGTCGGGTGCGACGTGCCCAGAAAGAACGTGTCAGCGCGTTGGATGAGCAGGTGGTCCTGTGCACGTAGGGTGTCCCCGGCGAAGACCGGATTCCGCTGCGGCACAAGCAAACTGGATGGCGTAGCGAGATTGCGTACTGTGATGTACTTCGGACAGTTACCGAATGACTGGTCGACCTCGAGATCGAATCCCCCGGAGGGGCTGGCGCTCACCACGCCGTTGATCCGCCAGCGACGCCGGGTGGCAAAGTCGATGACGATCATGCCGGCAAGCTGACCGCTGGGCATGTTGTTCAGCGGGTCCGCCGCGGGAAGGTGGCTGTCGACGTGCAGCGTGCCCGAGTCGATCGCCGACAGAAAGCCCGGCTCTCCGAACAGTGGTGAGCTCCACAGTGTGCCGCTGGGGTCGCGGGCGGTCACGACCGCCAGCCGAGCAGCACCTAGGAAATCCGCTGTTCCCGAACGGAGTTGGCCGCGACCCACCATCGTGGAAAGCCGTCCAGCCTGACTGCTCACACCGGCCTGCTTCTGAACGGCGAGCTCGCCGCTGTGGAATCCCACAGCGGCGCGCCGGCTTTCGTTCGTCCTCACAGCGGATGCCGACCCGCGAAGGCGACTACTCGCTGAGTCGGCGTTGCCGTCAAACCCGGTGCGACGGCTGGGCCGAAGAGGTTCTGCGGCCGCAGGGCGGGGACGAGTTGGGACCCGACGGCTTCCGCCAATCCCGCTTCGTCGGCGTCGAACTCGACGGGCACGTCGACGGCGACCGCGAGATCCCAGCTGTGCACCAGGGTGGAGTAGGTGATGATCCCGATGGCCTGTTCGGCGGGCATCTCGCCAAGTACGGTCGCGACCGGAGACTGCCAGTCGGTGATGGTCGACCACGCCCGATGAGACCGCGCGATCGAGTCCTCGACGACCGCGAGCGGGGCCGCGCCGAGGATGTCGGAACCGCTGAAGAGTTCTTCCTCGGTAGGGCCGCCCAGTCCGTCGATGGCGGTGGCGAAGGCGTCGATCGACGCGACGGTGTGGCTGAGCAGGGACCGAACATTCCACCCGGTGCACGGGCTGGGGCGGTTCAGATCGGCGGTTTCGAGACCAGCGGTGAGGCCGGCGAGGCGGCGATCGGCACGCTTGAGGAGGTCGAGTGCGGTCATTTGGGATATCCTAACGTTAACTAACGTGGTTTGGCGTTAGTAATCATGAACTGTCGGCCTAACGGTGTCAAGTTTTTGTTATCGTTAGGACATGGATCCCGAGTTGCGACTCAAGCGCGCCCAAGCGGCCGGCTACTTTGTCGCGGGAGAGCCGCTGGCGGTGGACCTGGCGGACACGATCATCACGGTCCATGACCCACCCACCGACCTTCTGCCTGATGAGGCCGCCTGCCGAGGGTGGTGGGACCTGCAACGGGATCGCCTGCCTGAGGTCGCACCGTCGCCACCCCTGGCACCCACCATCGAGTTGCGCCGCGCCGTCAGGGACATTCTCGACGCGCATCTGACGGGGGCCGCACCGAGGGCGGACACAGTCGAACTCGTTAACGACGTCGCCTCCCGGGCCGCCGCGACGCGACGGTTGGCGCGGTCACCCTCGGGATGGAGCGCCCTCACCCGATGGCGGGCCGCCACCGACCAGCCCTACGACATCGCACTTGCGGTGGTCGCCGACAGCCTCATCGACCTGCTGGTAGGGCCCGCGCGCGGCCGCCTGCGCCGATGCCAGAACCCAGCCTGCAGCATGCTTTTCGTGGCCTCCGATGCCCGCCGCAAGTTCTGCACCCAGAACATCTGCGCCAACCGGACTCGAGTGGCGCGGCACTATCGCCGCCACCGCTCCGACTGAGGCCGCAATCGCTGAGATTTCGTTCGACCGTTACGGTCAAGCGGATCGGCGCTCATCCCGGGCCGTCGGGACCGCTCAGTTTGCCGATGGTTTGAATCTCGCTGTCTCGGTACGGCTTTCCATCCGGTTGGAGCAGGTCCTGAAACCAGGTCTCGGGATCCGTCTTGTACGGATGATCCCATGAGTCCCAGGGCAG
It contains:
- a CDS encoding TIGR03086 family metal-binding protein; translated protein: MTALDLLKRADRRLAGLTAGLETADLNRPSPCTGWNVRSLLSHTVASIDAFATAIDGLGGPTEEELFSGSDILGAAPLAVVEDSIARSHRAWSTITDWQSPVATVLGEMPAEQAIGIITYSTLVHSWDLAVAVDVPVEFDADEAGLAEAVGSQLVPALRPQNLFGPAVAPGLTATPTQRVVAFAGRHPL
- a CDS encoding pyridoxamine 5'-phosphate oxidase family protein, giving the protein MSSQAGRLSTMVGRGQLRSGTADFLGAARLAVVTARDPSGTLWSSPLFGEPGFLSAIDSGTLHVDSHLPAADPLNNMPSGQLAGMIVIDFATRRRWRINGVVSASPSGGFDLEVDQSFGNCPKYITVRNLATPSSLLVPQRNPVFAGDTLRAQDHLLIQRADTFFLGTSHPTAGADSSHRGGPTGFVTAVHDRLWFPDYAGNNLFNSLGNIAVDPSAALLFIDFDTGTTLQLSGEAALTWDGSTPAEEVQTGRGVSFTPRHVVVARMGQ
- a CDS encoding DUF3297 family protein — translated: MSEEQTNDVPPDRLSIDPRSPFYSEEALSRDVGIRFNGVEKTNVHEYDVAEGWVRVEVPTAKDRRGNPMVIKLSGTVEPYFRPSE
- a CDS encoding ABATE domain-containing protein, with the translated sequence MDPELRLKRAQAAGYFVAGEPLAVDLADTIITVHDPPTDLLPDEAACRGWWDLQRDRLPEVAPSPPLAPTIELRRAVRDILDAHLTGAAPRADTVELVNDVASRAAATRRLARSPSGWSALTRWRAATDQPYDIALAVVADSLIDLLVGPARGRLRRCQNPACSMLFVASDARRKFCTQNICANRTRVARHYRRHRSD